A window from Mya arenaria isolate MELC-2E11 chromosome 9, ASM2691426v1 encodes these proteins:
- the LOC128246811 gene encoding uncharacterized protein LOC128246811, whose product MEVPGRKRQKGTSTVDITLCEPCSQDGETFPAEAFCSVCREFLCKTCSNVHRKLRATKSHALLDKSNITTPMRLKPDEQESIEPCEIHPKESIKYFCSTHQTLTCGHCLAFEHRSCDITLISEISKDFKDGLEHGYVYRVIDRLIKDIDACVSNVENRIELVKKLGTNEINKLRMYRDEVTQYFEEREKSLLKKVRQLKANDETMLDSLTPKCNNLKSKVETILSQLKELEGNNSQFFIKGRRALPHLRSLQSALVDIKKETCVQQYLFIKDPLTEKLLASTTGLGIVEKTSELKTAESTPYYTSTSNTRTTATKADTGVPARCDQNKSRQKERRSVSAKNRQTEPHVDPVASIKFKPPSNTEDSYRTSMLGAALTFKPSADTEDIHLTSMLDAAIKVKPPSDTEDCYLTSMLLLPGERLLLVDCNNDTVMMMALQTSSLVSQISMPGTPWDLCLLPRAMVAVTMPNIKSIQYMETEGHLSLLGNSIKVRDECYGIGYLNGRIVVSYNGGRVEMIDLNGKTIKMIDSTCSGRPAFEDPCFVEIIGEGHNAVIYVSDSKMHTITKFDTDLRIIQTFKEHALRQPTGMSAIGNQLLICGYTSNNILSLDMSTGQMKQLLIDEKEILQPCSVCYCPHLKKLYVICYMFGNADLNNTVFVYKMPK is encoded by the exons ATGGAGGTTCCTGGAAGGAAACGCCAGAAAGGAACATCTACTGTTGATATAACCTTGTGCGAGCCCTGCTCCCAAGATGGAGAGACGTTTCCAGCCGAGGCCTTTTGTTCAGTCTGCAGGGAGTTTTTATGCAAAACCTGCTCTAATGTACACAGGAAGCTCAGAGCAACAAAATCTCATGCACTCTTGGATAAGAGCAACATTACCACACCAATGAGACTCAAACCTGATGAACAAGAGAGTATTGAGCCTTGTGAGATCCATCCAAAGGAGTCCATCAAATATTTCTGTTCCACTCACCAGACCCTCACCTGTGGACACTGTTTAGCCTTTGAACATAGATCATGTGATATTACCCTCATCTCTGAAATTTCTAAAGATTTCAAAGATGGATTGGAGCATGGATATGTTTACAGAGTCATTGACAGGTTAATAAAAGACATTGATGCCTGTGTTTCTAATGTTGAAAACAGGATTGAGCTGGTAAAAAAGCTGGGCACAAATGAGATTAATAAACTGAGAATGTATCGAGATGAAGTTACTCAATACTTTGAGGAAAGAGAAAAATCTCTTTTGAAGAAAGTAAGACAGCTGAAAGCAAATGACGAAACAATGTTGGACTCCCTCACACCAAAGTGCAACAACCTAAAGTCCAAGGTAGAAACTATTTTGTCCCAACTGAAAGAACTAGAAGGGAATAATTCACAGTTCTTTATCAAAGGAAGGAGAGCCCTGCCACATCTAAGAAGTCTGCAGTCTGCTTTGGTCGACATTAAAAAGGAGACTTGTGTCCAACAGTACCTGTTTATAAAAGATCCATTAACAGAAAAGCTGCTTGCATCTACCACCGGACTTGGCATTGTAGAAAAGACTAGTGAATTAAAAACCGCAG AAAGTACGCCCTACTATACATCAACGAGTAACACGAGAACAACTGCAACAAAAGCAGACACAGGTGTCCCTGCACGGTGCGACCAGAATAAATCTAGACAAAAAGAAA GAAGGTCGGTGTCAGCTAAAAATCGCCAGACTGAACCGCATGTCGACCCAGTTGCATCAATCAAGTTCAAGCCACCATCTAACACGGAGGACTCCTACCGGACCAGTATGCTAGGTGCAGCCTTAACATTCAAGCCATCAGCTGACACTGAGGACATCCACCTGACCAGCATGCTAGACGCAGCCATCAAAGTCAAGCCACCATCTGACACTGAGGATTGTTACCTGACTAGCATGCTGCTCCTGCCAGGGGAGAGGCTACTCTTAGTAGACTGCAATAATGACACCGTAATGATGATGGCCCTACAGACAAGCAGTCTGGTGTCCCAGATCAGTATGCCGGGCACACCATGGGACCTCTGTCTCCTTCCAAGGGCCATGGTTGCAGTTACAATGCCCAATATTAAAAGCATTCAGTACATGGAAACAGAGGGACACCTCTCTCTGCTGGGAAACAGCATCAAGGTCAGAGATGAATGTTATGGTATTGGTTACCTTAATGGCCGGATTGTTGTTTCCTACAATGGTGGCAGAGTAGAAATGATAGACCTGAATGGAAAGACAATCAAGATGATAGATAGTACTTGCAGTGGAAGACCGGCATTTGAGGATCCTTGTTTCGTGGAAATTATTGGCGAAGGTCATAACGCAGTTATTTATGTGTCAGACAGCAAAATGCATACGATAACCAAGTTTGACACAGATCTGAGAATCATCCAGACATTTAAAGAGCATGCGCTGAGACAACCAACTGGCATGAGTGCAATAGGAAACCAGCTGCTTATCTGTGGCTATACCAGTAACAACATCTTGAGTTTGGACATGTCCACAGGCCAGATGAAACAGCTGCTTATAGACGAGAAGGAAATATTACAGCCATGCAGTGTCTGCTACTGTCCGCATTTGAAGAAACTTTATGTCATCTGCTATATGTTTGGCAATGCTGATTTGAACAATACTGTATTCGTCTATAAGATGCCAAAATAA
- the LOC128246810 gene encoding uncharacterized protein LOC128246810, with product MTYQCEVCNVTFSKLSQLLQHRRTENHWPKYTCPTCKKDFTRKNNLKQHMKKHEDENNHHCPECLRVFTRSDALEEHFLQHQNQSGGGRKRTSDDDTNSNGTRKRQKLTAKDDAMKYYQVEQISERRIEKFNTTASYYKITVQDMEIRELPNIIKTLKQIFQSIIETIAGNIPSSDKVRVTMDNPQLDFPIVLPFMRRSELTVDRLLSEIERVLQSYEQFVLDETFGLEFVHVHLPTGSGFRGKPFVDISKLLNNKGSVIQIRNTDEVCCARAIVTAIARIEKHPQWNNIRQGHHAQKQLALNLHDKAGVPLKRCGIEEVKLFQTVLPKYRIIVLSKEHFNAIIYDGLDDGVPIYLYSHNNHFDVITTVAGFLNRSYFCLQCKKGYSNKEQHACNHPCVHCHRLHEDDSLNWEHCTGCNRNFINETCFAMHKLNHDIGSSTCSMYYKCKDCGQAINVRKHKKPHVCNEKYCKTCKEFVTEDHQCFMQPIEVTKSEGGTIKKKTNGTKYIFFDFECTQDQQLHCEKGYLSGVNGKCVNCNKATCGSYKHEPNLCVAQRVCHHCLKYDLSSDSECEYCGKNELIFKGDQTTRRFCNWLFSEENVGATVICHNFKGYDSYPVLQYLHENAILPEVITNGTKFMSIKVPVCKIRFIDSINFIPMALADMPKSFGIAELAKGYFPHLFNRQEYQTAILTKLPDMKYYYPDGMKIDKRMEFMAWYDIHKNDAFDFQYELLKYCRSDVDILRKCCLKFRELFQEITQKSKVPGIDPFENCLTIASACNLVFRRNFLEHESIGIIPSHGYRPEEKQSIMAYQWMSYLAHENQINIQHGRNYGEKQIGPYKVDGYYERDGEKVVLEFHGCFWHGCQKCFSTTTINPVNDTSMGELYARTMAKKAFIKSEGYSYESKWECDFKNDMEINLDMKQYIHNLEYVCPLEPRDAFFGGRTEGFKLYEEASSEQEINYYDVTSLYPYVNKTGKIPLGHPEIVTENFENITEYEGLIKCKIVPPHGLYIPVLPVKSNKKLLFSLCRTCADQYQQSPCQHTDNERAFLGTWVTDEVKLAISQGYKIVKIYEVWHFENISQYDPDSKCGGLFTEYVNTFLKLKQEASGWPEWCKTEEDKQWYIKRFYDKEGILLDYNMILKNSGLRSLAKLMLNSFWGKFGQRSNLAQTSYVTDTKEFFEFMTNDQQTIKNIHFVNEETVQLDWAYSEDFISDSSRTNVVIAAYTTAQARLKLYSYLQGLGQRCLYTDTDSIFFISKLGQWKPPLGDFLGDLTDEVPENKITKFVTGGPKNYAYKTERCDKNGYFSLCKVKGITMNFKNSLQINYNTVVDMVRGSSQSPSAIQVQDMKICRDITQTSVITRQETKDYRLVFDKRVINENYLTYPYGY from the coding sequence ATGACGTACCAATGCGAGGTCTGCAATGTTACTTTCTCCAAACTGAGTCAGCTATTACAACATAGAAGAACCGAGAATCATTGGCCAAAATATACATGCCCGACCTGCAAGAAAGACTTCACTAGGAAGAATAACTTAAAGCAACATATGAAAAAACATGAGGACGAAAATAATCACCACTGCCCCGAGTGCCTTCGGGTATTTACGAGAAGTGATGCACTTGAGGAGCATTTCTTGCAACATCAAAACCAAAGTGGTGGCGGAAGAAAGAGGACTAGTGATGATGACACAAATTCTAACGGAACTCGGAAGAGACAAAAATTAACTGCAAAAGACGATGCGATGAAATATTATCAAGTAGAACAAATTAGTGAAAGAAGGATAGAAAAATTCAACACAACTGCATCATATTACAAAATAACAGTACAAGATATGGAAATCAGGGAACttccaaacataattaaaactttaaaacaaatttttcaATCAATCATTGAAACCATTGCAGGCAACATACCATCGTCCGACAAAGTAAGAGTTACGATGGATAATCCGCAATTGGACTTTCCCATTGTCCTTCCGTTTATGCGAAGGTCTGAACTTACAGTCGACAGACTTTTGTCAGAAATAGAGAGAGTGCTTCAGTCGTATGAACAGTTTGTGCTTGACGAAACGTTCGGGTTGGAATTCGTTCACGTGCATTTGCCTACTGGAAGTGGATTTCGGGGGAAACCTTTTGTGGACATATCaaagttattaaataataaaggaaGTGTCATTCAAATAAGAAATACGGATGAGGTTTGTTGTGCACGCGCCATAGTTACAGCGATAGCGCGCATAGAAAAACACCCACAGTGGAATAATATACGCCAAGGCCACCATGCACAGAAACAACTGGCACTTAACTTGCACGACAAGGCCGGGGTGCCTCTGAAACGCTGCGGTATTGAAGaagtaaaactgtttcaaacagtacTTCCTAAATATAGAATCATTGTTTTATCGAAGGAACACTTCAATGCTATCATCTATGATGGACTGGATGACGGCGTGCCCATTTATTTGTACTCGCACAATAATCACTTTGATGTCATCACGACAGTCGCAGGATTTTTGAATAGAAGTTACTTCTGTCTACAATGTAAGAAAGGTTACAGTAACAAAGAGCAACATGCCTGTAACCATCCTTGCGTCCACTGTCATCGTCTACACGAGGACGACTCTCTTAACTGGGAACATTGTACCGGCTGCAATCGCAATTTTATAAACGAAACGTGTTTTGCAATGCACAAGCTTAACCACGACATTGGCTCATCAACCTGCAGTATGTATTACAAATGTAAGGATTGCGGACAAGCAATTAATGTGCGGAAACATAAGAAGCCTCACGTATGTAATGAAAAATACTGCAAAACATGTAAGGAATTCGTGACAGAAGATCACCAGTGCTTTATGCAGCCAATCGAGGTAACTAAATCCGAGGGAGGaactattaaaaagaaaacaaacggcacaaaatatatattttttgactTTGAGTGCACACAAGATCAGCAGCTTCATTGCGAAAAAGGATATCTATCTGGGGTAAACGGAAAGTGTGTCAATTGTAATAAAGCAACCTGTGGTTCTTATAAACATGAACCGAACTTGTGTGTCGCGCAAAGAGTATGCCATCATTGCCTAAAGTACGACTTGTCAAGCGATTCGGAGTGTGAATATTGCGGCAAAAATGAACTGATTTTCAAAGGCGATCAGACCACTCGGCGGTTTTGTAATTGGTTATTTTCTGAAGAAAATGTTGGTGCCACCGTAATTTGTCATAATTTCAAGGGTTATGACAGTTATCCTGTTCTGCAATACCTGCATGAAAATGCCATATTACCAGAGGTCATAACAAACGGAACAAAATTTATGTCCATTAAAGTTCCTGTTTGCAAAATACGCTTCATCGACTCCATAAATTTTATTCCAATGGCATTAGCGGATATGCCCAAATCATTTGGAATTGCGGAACTCGCAAAGGGCTACTTTCCGCATCTATTTAATCGACAAGAATACCAAACCGCGATACTCACGAAGTTACCAGACATGAAGTACTACTACCCAGATGGTATGAAAATAGACAAACGAATGGAGTTCATGGCATGGTATGACATTCACAAAAACGACGCGTTTGATTTTCAATATGAACTGTTAAAATACTGCCGATCAGATGTGGACATTTTGAGGAAATGCTGTCTGAAGTTTCGCGAGCTGTTTCAGGAAATAACACAAAAGAGTAAAGTTCCTGGCATTGAtccgtttgaaaattgtttgacCATTGCCTCGGCATGTAATCTGGTGTTCCGGCGAAATTTTCTGGAACACGAAAGTATTGGCATTATTCCATCTCACGGTTACAGACCAGAAGAAAAACAGTCAATTATGGCCTATCAATGGATGTCATATCTAGCGCACGAAAATCAAATCAACATCCAACATGGCAGGAACTACGGCGAAAAGCAAATTGGGCCGTATAAAGTGGATGGGTATTACGAACGCGACGGTGAAAAGGTGGTATTGGAATTCCATGGCTGTTTTTGGCACGGATGCCAGAAATGTTTTTCAACGACAACAATTAATCCTGTCAATGACACGAGTATGGGCGAATTATATGCGAGAACCATGGCAAAAAAAGCTTTTATAAAATCTGAAGGTTATTCCTATGAATCTAAATGGGAATGCGACTTCAAAAACGACATGGAGATCAACCTAGACAtgaaacaatacatacacaaccTTGAATATGTCTGCCCTCTTGAACCAAGAGATGCTTTCTTCGGGGGTCGCACAGAAGGGTTCAAATTGTATGAAGAAGCGTCAAGTGAACaagaaataaactattatgaCGTGACATCATTGTATCCATATGTGAACAAAACTGGGAAAATACCTTTGGGGCACCCCGAAATTGTCACCGAAAATTTCGAAAACATAACCGAATACGAAGGACTGATCAAGTGTAAAATCGTACCTCCTCACGGACTCTACATACCCGTTTTACCCGTGAAATCGAATAAAAAGCTACTTTTTAGCCTGTGTAGAACATGCGCAGACCAGTACCAGCAGTCGCCATGTCAGCATACTGATAATGAAAGAGCTTTCCTGGGTACTTGGGTTACAGACGAGGTAAAACTGGCAATATCGCAGGGTTacaaaattgtgaaaatctacgaagtttggcattttgaaaatatttcgcAGTATGACCCAGACTCCAAATGTGGCGGTTTATTCACTGAATACGTGAATACCTTCCTGAAACTAAAGCAGGAAGCAAGCGGTTGGCCAGAATGGTGCAAAACAGAAGAAGACAAGCAATGGTATATTAAAAGATTCTATGACAAGGAGGGTATACTTTTAGACTATAACATGATTCTCAAAAATTCAGGTCTTCGATCCTTGGCTAAGCTGATGCTGAATTCTTTCTGGGGCAAATTTGGCCAACGTTCAAATCTAGCACAAACGTCTTACGTAACAGACACCAAGGAGTTTTTTGAATTTATGACAAATGACCAACAAACAATCAAGAACATCCATTTTGTAAATGAGGAAACAGTACAACTTGACTGGGCATACAGTGAAGATTTCATTTCGGATTCCTCTAGGACAAACGTTGTGATAGCTGCATACACAACGGCACAGGCCCGCCTTAAACTCTACAGCTATCTACAGGGTCTGGGTCAACGCTGTCTATATACGGACACAGATTCgatattctttatttcaaagcTTGGGCAGTGGAAGCCGCCACTCGGAGATTTTCTTGGAGATCTCACAGATGAGGTTCcggaaaataaaataacaaaatttgtCACCGGTGGTCCCAAAAATTATGCGTACAAAACAGAACGATGTGACAAAAACGGTTACTTTTCGCTTTGCAAAGTCAAAGGGATCACGATGAATTTTAAAAACTCACTCCAAATCAATTACAATACAGTGGTCGATATGGTTAGGGGATCATCCCAAAGCCCATCAGCTATTCAAGTTCAGGACATGAAAATATGCAGGGACATAACACAAACTAGTGTAATCACAAGACAAGAAACAAAAGACTATAGACTTGTGTTTGACAAAAGAGTAATCAATGAGAATTACCTTACCTATCCTTACGGATACTAA